In Phocoena phocoena chromosome 3, mPhoPho1.1, whole genome shotgun sequence, the DNA window AACCTGGCCGAGGCCTTGACCTTGGCCTGGCCGGTGAAGACACGGACAAAAATGCGCACGTAGAAGTCAGCGCTGATGCTCAGCAGGGGCACCACAAAGCGCTGGTAGCAGTTGGCGTGGAGGTCCAGGCTGTGTAGGACAATCCTCAGGGCCTGGCGTGGGGGATGGGTGCCAGCCATCAGTCCTGCCCCCACTGCCACCTCCCCTACAGGGAGCCACACAAGGTGGTCGCAAGTACAGGGTCAGGGCCGGCTCCCCGGGTTCTCAGCCCAGCCCTGAGTGACCCTTGGCAAGTgagagcctcagttccctcatctatgAAATCACACCAGTCTGTCTCTTTAAGGCCCTGGCACTAAATGAttaaggaagggacttccctggcggtccagtggttacgactccacgctcccagtgcggtaggcatgggttccatccctggtcggggaactaagatcccacatgctgtgcagaacggccctccccccccaaaaaaaagattaaggaaaGCACAGGCCCAGTAAACCAAACCTCTTCCAACTAGCATTCTCAGCATGCCCCATGCTGTGTGATGTGGCACAAGGACCTGCATTCCTCTGGGCAGGATACTGGGTGCTGCGAACTACTGGGGCCTTCTCCTTGCCAGAGGCTGCAGTAAGACTCTGACACGGGAAAGGAGGCAGCATTTTCCAGACTGACCTGACAACAAGGTCCTTAAGGAACGAGGACAAGAGCTCTCCTTTCCCAGCCCCTCAACATAGCCAACCCTACCTTCTTCAATCCCCATAGCAACCTGGTAGGGTCTGGGTCATCATCATACCATTTCACAGATGCaaaaacagaggcccagaaaaggtgaagtcacttgcccGAAGCCACCAGCAAAACTAGGACCTGAACCCAGAGCCAAATGCAAACCTGGAAaaactgcctttaaaaaataattttgtgaaaaaaaaaaaataataattttgtgggtttccctggtggcacagtggctgagagtctgcctgccgatgcaggggacacgggttcgtgccctggtccgggaagatcccacatgccgcggagcagctgggcccgtgagccatggccgctgagcctgtgcgtccggagcctgtgctccgcaacgggagaggccacaacagtgagagggccaagtaccgcaaaaataaataaataaataattttgtggacaaccctgatggcgcagtggttaagaatctgcctgccaatgcagggggcaagggtttgatccctggtccaggaggatcccgcatgctgcggagcaactaagcccgtgcgccacaactactgagcctgcactctagagcccgcgtgccacaactactgagcccacacgccgcaactactgaagcctgcatactctagggcctgcgtgctgcaactactgagcccgtgtgctgtaactactgaagcccacgcgcctagagcccatgcttgacaacaagagaagccaccgcgataagaagccgcacaccacaacaaagagtagccccgggtcgccgcaactagggaaagcccgcgcgcggcaatgaagacccaacgcagccaataaataaataaagaagcataaaattagagataataataataattttgtgggagttccctggtggtctagtggttaggattccaggctttcactgctatggcctgggtttaatcccaGGTTGGGCAACTGAGATCCTGTAGGTCATGcagtgcggcaaaaaaaaaaaaaaccccacaaaaacaaagaaaagaaaatcgcAAAGTTGTTGAAGTAGAGAATACTAGAAAGAATAATGTAATCAGCCACTCTTATCCTGGGCAAAACtactgccccaccccacccccaaaggaCCATATTTGGCAGCCATGCTCTCAGGAACTATGCGGGTTAAAGAACGTGCTtgttgggacctccctggtggcacagtggctgagactccgtgctcccaatgcaggaagcccggggtcgatccctggtcagggaactagatcccacatgcgtgccgcaactcagagttcgcatgccacaactaaggagcccgcctgctgcaactaagacccagcacaaccaaaaaaatagataaatattaaaaaaaaacaaacaaagaacgtGCTTGTCATCAAAATCCTGGGATGGATCTGGCCAAGCaggtctgggggtgggaggagagtcgGGAGGCCCCTCACCATCTCGTGGCAGGCCCGGCTCTTGAGGGCCATGGCCCCGTACTTGCTGTAGCATGTCTCCCCACTGTTCCCCGCCAGCACTGCCATGTCTGTGCAGGTCACACACAGCAGCCCTGTGGGGAGGGACCCGGCAGTGAGGACCCTCCAACACCCCAAGCCCTGCTCAGTACATAACCCCCGcccacccatccccaccccgcCCTTGCATCAGGCTGGCCTCACCTCCTTCACTCACAGCCTGCACAGCTGCATCCAGGAAGGGGGCGGGGCTGCCATAGGGGTCCAGGTCAATGACATCAAACCGCTCCGACGCCTTCTGATGCTGGTACATCAGCATCCTAGGAGCGAGAGGGCCAGGTCCTCAGCCCCCTGCACCAGGGACCCATGCTGTCCCCTACACACGTTCACTCATACAATGTGATGGTTTGGGCCTGGACTTGGGGGCCAGCCGCGTGGCTTCAGATCCTGGCTTATCCAGCTGCTGACTATATTAACTTTTCCTCCTTGGGTCTGTCTACCTATCCAACAGCGGCAATAataatagggaattccctggcggtccagtggttaggactccgtgttttcactgctgagggcctgtgttcaatccctggtcggggaactaagatcccataagccatgcagcgcggccaaaaaaaaacccaaaaacaaaaaaacggaaaAACAAGATGGCAATAATAATAGCCAATACCGATGCAGCAcgtatttacctgacactgtttCAAGCGGTTTATAAATGTATTAACTCATCTAATCACACAATCTTCAACAGATTTGAAACTATTGTTGTTctttgcaggtgagaaaatgcAAATGCTCCTGACCATGTAATTTATAACTGCAACCCTTCCTTCGTCCATCCCTTATACCCTGTTATTTCACCCCTGCCTCCAGCACTTCTCACCTCTAGTTTActacacagtttatttatttgtcatgATTATTGGTTATCATCTGTGTTTCctattagattcttttttttaaaaaaaaaagatttatttactatttatttatttttatttatttttggctgcgtcgggtctctgttgtggcacgcgggctcttcgttggcgcgtgggcttctctctagttgtggtgtgagtgttttctctcctctacttgtggcacgcgggtcgcagagcgtgtgggctctgtagtttgtcgcacgcaggctctagttgaggcgcgcgagctcagtagttgtggtgcgtggccttagttgccccgcggcatgtgggatcttagttccctgaccagggatcgaacccgcgttccctgcgtTGTGAGGTGGATTCTTtgccactggaacaccagggaagtccccctattaGATTCTAATATGGTCaagaaagcaaacattttaaattcatttattttctgtaaagggtcaggtagtaagtattttaggctttttggGAGACATATGGTCCCTATcacatattcttctttttctaaacctttaaaaatgtgaaaaacattctTAGATGGCAGGCCGTAAAAAAACAGGCTGTGGGCCTcgcaggctgtagtttgctgaccacTCCACAAGGTCAGGGATTTTGTCTGTATTGTTTACCGATGCAGTCCTGACAGGCAGAATGGCTCCTGGGGATTTCCCtagtggtgcggtggttaagaatccacctgccaatgcaggggacatgggttcgagccctggtccaggaatatcccacatgctgcggagccaccaagcccgtgcgccacaactactaagcctgtgctctagagccctcgagccacaactactgggcccacgtgacacaactactgaagcctgcgtgcctagaactcgtgctccacaacaaaagaagccaccgcaatgagaagcccgtgcgccatgacaaagagtagcccccgctcaccgcaactagagaaagtccacgcacagcagcgaagacccaacgcagccaaaaataaatgaataaatttatttttttaaaaaaagaatggtgcctggcactggATATACACTGGTTCACTTGACTGAATAGAAGTACAAGAAGTTGAGTCTAAAATGGAGACCATAATGGTACTTATTTCCACCTCCGAGCACAAGCCACACAGGTGTAATCAGTAACCCCTATAAAATACAGCAACCCCTATAAAACTACTGTCTttgttttatagacaaggaaactcgGGCTCTAAGAGGCTAAGGCCActctcccaaggtcacagagcaaggtTATGACACAGCCAGGATTTGACCCCAGGGACCTCTGTTCCAGAAAGCACCTTCCAGCAGCTAGCCTCTACTGCCCAGCACCTACCGGGCATCCGCCTGGCTGGGCTGTACAAGGTGGGCCACATCGTTGAGTTGCACGTTTCGGTGCATGAGATCCACGGCCCGGGCAGAGGCATCATTGGCAACCACGGATCGGAGCCCAGGCACCTCTAGCGCAAAGCGAATGGAACGCAGGCCGGAGGCTGCCAGGCCTTCCAGCACTCGCAGGCCTTCCTGTTGGAGTAAGCAGGGAGCCCCACTCACATCCATGCCTCCATCCTCTGCTGGGCACCAAGGAGCCCCCCCTTCCCAGCTCCTATCGCTCTACCCCTCCAGGAGCCTTCCTTCTTTTACCACCCACTGGACTCCAGGGCTGCTACCTCCCACGTTCAGGCCCCACCTCGCAGATATCCCGCACGGCAGCTGTTCGAGGCTGGTCTCCCGGGGCCAGGTTTGCACCCTCTTTCACTTCGGCCTTGTCCTCCTCTTGCTCCGACAAGTCCACGATCACCTTTTGCAAATCCTTCTCACCTGGCACCTTGACTGCAGCCATCCAGACGCACGAGTTAGGGGATATCAAAGCGCCATCTGAGAAACCTCCCCCAACTCTTCAGAATACAGGAGATTCAGGGAAGAAAATCTTCCCCAAAGTCCCTGGAGAAAGGCAGAGGAGCAGAGCCCAGTGCCTGCTACACGGCTGGAGTCTTTCTGGAAGGTAAGGGAGAGAAGGGGCGGGGCAACGAGAGAGCTCTGCATGACAcacccctgcccaccagaagcCTGGACCTCTACTCACTCTGGATTCCTTTGGCCCCAAGCTGAATGCGAGCAAACTCGGTAATCACAGCACATCTGCGGGAGACGGAGAGTCAGCTCACACTCCTTCATCCTCATAGACCCACTGCCCTCTGCCAAGCTGACCCCGGACTCTGCTCACGTCAGGTCCCGGTTGAACTCCTGCACTGGGTTGTAGAAAACTTCGTTTGCGCTGGGGAAGACGATCTTGGCGGCCCCCTCAGTGACCGTCGTCTCCTGAACCTCAGGTGGGCGCTCTTCTCCGCAGGGCTCGGTGCCATTCTCCATTGCCGCTGGATTTGGCGGCCCTTGGGGCTGCCCCTCCATAAACCGGGCTCTAGAGAAGCTGCGGGCGGAGCGGAGACTCAGGCTTAGCCACAGAACGATCCTCGCACGGGACATCCGCGGGCGCCTCTGCCCGCCAAGCCTAGTTCGGAGGGCGGGGGAGAGAATAGCCAAACCATCAGAGAGCTGCTTTCCTGGCCGGATGGCCTACACAAGTGTAAAGTAGGGACTAAGGAAACCCTATGACCTCAGTAAATTGACACCACCCCCCGTCTTTGGAGGACTGTCCCTGAGAAGCCGGAAGCCCTCGAGCGGGCCCACCCATGCTCCGGATCCCTCCCCGCGTCGCCCAGGCCCCCCCTCACCTTCTCTTGCAGCACCGAAAACCAAATTGGTCTCGGTGCACGTTTCCCCAGATTAGGACCTGGGCGCCGCCATGTTGGCACAGTGGGAGGGCAGATCATGTGACAGAATTTAGTCAATCGTTGATGCTACCTATAGTGGGCAGCTGGGATCAAAATGCACGGCGGAAAGCGCTGAAAGTCTTGTGTGACGGCCTTAATCACTGCGGCTCCCCTGGGAGGGGACACCACACTAGCCCCATTTCACGGATGAGGAAGGTGAGACTCAGAAAAGGGGCGGTAAGCGGAGAAATCCGACACCTATTGATCGCCTCCTGTGTGCTGGGTTTTGTAAACACAGTATGTCAGGGCACCCTGAGGGAATAACTCAGACTCTGGAATCAGATTTCCTGCGTTTGAATCCCAGTCCTACCACATGCTCttgacaagttacttaaactctctgggcttcacttTCCTTACCTGTTAAATAAGAGCCCTAGCTTCCAAGATAGAGCAGAGATTAAACGACAGAATGCCTGGAAAATGTGCAAAGTAGGCTCTCTCACATAGCAAACCCTCAGAAGGTTCTAACCGGTGTAGGAAAGGAGACCGTAGTGTCGGTACTGACTGGTTCCAGCCCCAGCTTGCCTTCCTACTTGTTCTTAATGCTCTCTGCTTATATGTACCCATTTGCAAAATGGGCAGAACTTTTTAACGTTCGTTATTGAGTTGTGATGAGAATTAAACGAGTTAGTGCAGGTAGAATGCTTAGAATGGAATCTGGCGTCGCATAAGCATCGGACAAGTGTTaacttttattgtttcttcttgGGCCCGGTTTTGAATCCTGGCACCCGCCAccacttccttgctgtgtgacctggagcaggtttcttcatctctctctgcctccctttcttattttctataaagtgtgtgtgtgtgtttataaaataattcCTACCTAAAGATATTACTGTGAAGTTTAAACGAGATAATCCCGTAAAGAACCTAAAACAGTCCCTGGCACAATAAACAGCAGATATTATTGTTTGCGTTTTTACAGGAAAGTTCCGAAAGGCAGAGCGACTTGTTTAAGGTCGCGGGACTAGATGGTGGCGAGGTCGGGACTCGAACTCTGTAGCAGAGCCAAGGTCCAGACAGGGATTCCGAGGGGCCGAGGGAAGAGACTGAGGCGAGAAGGGGCGCGTTCGGCGCTCGGCTGGCCTAGCCTCGGGGGCGGGCACCGGGGGCGGTGCGTGGGCGGGGCCACGGCCGCTCCTCCCcggcccggcggcggcggcggcgcgcctTGCGCTCGCTCGGCGCTCGGCTGGGGCGGCCTGGCCCACAATGAATGGCCGCCGCGGCTGCCGCTGCTGCTGAAGCGGAGGCCGCGGAGGCCGCGGAGGCGGACGCCGAGGCCCCGGCGCAGGGGGGCGCGCCCCGGGCCCAGGCCCGGCCCCAGCCGCCGCTGCGGAGCTCGCCGGGAGCCCCCGGAGCGCGGCCACGGCGCAGGTGAGGCGGCCCGCCCCAGGCCCGGTTCCGGCCTCCTTTCGCCGGGACGGCCGGAGGGCATCCGAGGTCCGGCTAAGGGTTGAGGGGGGGAGGACATGGGGGCCTCCTCCGACCGGGGAGGAACCTGGTTAGCAGCCTGCACTGTGCCCCGGCCCGAGCCGAGAGAGTCCCGGTCCCCGCGAGGGGCCTTGAGCGTCCAGCCCCGGGCCGGGCCGCGGAGCTTGGGGGCGTCGGGATCGGGCCCAGACCTCCTTCTGTCATTCCCCGCGAGAGGGGAGCGAGACCAGGCCCGGGCAGGTGCAGCGGTGGCTGGGGGCCGGGAAGTTGGAGGGAGGGCCGGTGGAGGAAAAGTGAGGAGGCGCCGGGGAGaccggagggggagggggaggaggagtcgGGCTTTGGGCCGGCCgaatgggggaggaggggagagtggcTTGGCCGGAGGGAAACGGCCCcgagggggggcggggaggggccgggcTGGCAGGTACAGTCGGGGCGCTGGAGGAGGTGGGTCAGGTTACAGGCCTGGGGGCGGTTGAGGAGAAGCCCAGGAAGTGGGGCAGGGTGGGTGTGGGCGGAGTTAGTTCTAGTGGGGGCGGTTAGGAGGAGATCCCTGAAATGTTTGCAGGGGTCACATGAGGTTTCAGTCcggagagtggggagggggtggcgaGGACCTGATACGGAGGCGATCAGGTAGGTTGAGGAACTACTGTAGGAGCTTTGGGAGTCCGGGGGAGGCCGAGCCTTTGCGCTAGGTAGGCTAGTGGGGATGTGGGAGCAGGTCCGGAGAAACTAGTGTGATCAAAAGGCAAGTGCCAAGGggcaccccctccccccttccccgtCCAGGTGTTAGCTTGGGGCCAAATCTGAggggttttttctttctcacaccTCATCCCTGCCTATCTCAGGCTCTGGGTCCCGACATACCCTTTGGGCAAGCCTCTGCTGGCTGCTCCAAGGTGCTAGCCCGCCAGGTGGGCGTTTGTGTGGGCAGCTTGGGAAATAGTCTGGAACACCTAGCTCGGGCATCTTGTTTACCACCCttttgcccacccccaccccatataTCTGTAGGGAGGCAGCCCAGCTCCTGTTATCTGAGTATCTTAGGGTCCTAAGATTCTTTCCCCACTTTTTGTGACCAGAGTCTTGAGGCTCAAGCCTAGGGGTTGGGACCTCACTACTTTTCAGGCACCAGCTCTCCGCAGGTGAGTTACTGGGAGGTGAGCATACAAAGCTCTGTTCATTGTGTCTTGAAGGCTCCTGATGGGTGGAAGGCAGGTCACCAAGAAAGGGATCAAACCAGGCACCTACACCCTGGACCAGGCCTTTGGCGCTCCGGGtcccagggctctgcctctgcagTGCTCTTCCTGGGGCAGGCCCTGTGCTGAGCTTGCTGGTTAGATGAGCTCATGGATTGCTCACCACCACCAGGTCAACTTAGGCCTTCTTCATGGTACTGGGGAGGAAGCCGCGGCCCCATGGCTTGTCCCAGGTCCCACAGCTAGACAGTGGCCGACTGGGATTGACTGACCCTCCGCCCCAGCCCGCAGTCCCCTGGCGCTGGCCTTTTAGGGGCGTGACTGGAAGAGCCCACTGTTCTGGATTCCCTGGTGGGAATTCTCTGTCCAGGACTTTTCTCTTGCCCATCCCTTGTGGACAGTTTTGCTGGTGTCCCAGGGAGCCAGATCAGTGGAAGCTTTTTTCCCCAGAGGCAAGGTCATCCCTGTTATAATGGGAGCCAAGGGGTCAGGGGTCACAG includes these proteins:
- the TRMT1 gene encoding tRNA (guanine(26)-N(2))-dimethyltransferase isoform X1 — translated: MSRARIVLWLSLSLRSARSFSRARFMEGQPQGPPNPAAMENGTEPCGEERPPEVQETTVTEGAAKIVFPSANEVFYNPVQEFNRDLTCAVITEFARIQLGAKGIQIKVPGEKDLQKVIVDLSEQEEDKAEVKEGANLAPGDQPRTAAVRDICEEGLRVLEGLAASGLRSIRFALEVPGLRSVVANDASARAVDLMHRNVQLNDVAHLVQPSQADARMLMYQHQKASERFDVIDLDPYGSPAPFLDAAVQAVSEGGLLCVTCTDMAVLAGNSGETCYSKYGAMALKSRACHEMALRIVLHSLDLHANCYQRFVVPLLSISADFYVRIFVRVFTGQAKVKASASKQALVFQCVGCGSFHLQRLGKASGASGGRVKFSAACGPPVAPECEHCGQRHQLGGPMWAEPLHDLDFVGRVLEAVSANPGRFHTAERIRGVLSVVAEELLDVPLYYTLDQLSSAIHCSTPRLLQLRSALLHAGFRVSLSHACKNAVKTDAPSSALWDIMRCWEKECPVKRERLSETSPAFRILSVEPRLQANFTIRDDANPSSRQRGLKRFQANPEANWGPRPRARPRGKAAGEAVEERRKLLQNKRKEPDEDLAQRAAHLKTFPCKRFKEGTCQRGEQCCYSHSPLTPKATAEATPTDCPEAPDQNPLGPGAAAGPGED
- the TRMT1 gene encoding tRNA (guanine(26)-N(2))-dimethyltransferase isoform X3, yielding MENGTEPCGEERPPEVQETTVTEGAAKIVFPSANEVFYNPVQEFNRDLTCAVITEFARIQLGAKGIQIKVPGEKDLQKVIVDLSEQEEDKAEVKEGANLAPGDQPRTAAVRDICEEGLRVLEGLAASGLRSIRFALEVPGLRSVVANDASARAVDLMHRNVQLNDVAHLVQPSQADARMLMYQHQKASERFDVIDLDPYGSPAPFLDAAVQAVSEGGLLCVTCTDMAVLAGNSGETCYSKYGAMALKSRACHEMALRIVLHSLDLHANCYQRFVVPLLSISADFYVRIFVRVFTGQAKVKASARVKFSAACGPPVAPECEHCGQRHQLGGPMWAEPLHDLDFVGRVLEAVSANPGRFHTAERIRGVLSVVAEELLDVPLYYTLDQLSSAIHCSTPRLLQLRSALLHAGFRVSLSHACKNAVKTDAPSSALWDIMRCWEKECPVKRERLSETSPAFRILSVEPRLQANFTIRDDANPSSRQRGLKRFQANPEANWGPRPRARPRGKAAGEAVEERRKLLQNKRKEPDEDLAQRAAHLKTFPCKRFKEGTCQRGEQCCYSHSPLTPKATAEATPTDCPEAPDQNPLGPGAAAGPGED